The Fulvia fulva chromosome 13, complete sequence genome window below encodes:
- a CDS encoding Delta(24(24(1)))-sterol reductase, giving the protein MSRKSMLPDGFVETPGTKRRTRKSGTPSVDDRSPSPLEPASSSGRDPLTAPIPNGRSVPSEKKANGHHNGTPKGKVIDGWLEGSDPKIDADPHFEFGGTFGVTAMMIGFPLLMWYMWVGATYYDGKFASEPSMTWSAYGKHLVKLVYTGAFPHAKAWAIYWTFFIFEGILYLTLPGVYSTGKPLPHEGGKQLRYYCNGVWSFYTSIAVAAVLHFTGIFKLYTLIDEFGPIMSVAIISGFLVSIVAYISALARGAQHRMTGHHIYDFFMGAELNPRMFGWLDFKMFFEIRLPWFILFFTTLSAAARQYENYGYVTGEVGFLLMAHWLYANACCKGEEMIVITWDMYYEKWGFMLIFWNLAGVPLSYCHCTIYLANHDPTEYAWSKPALVLFYTSYLFMYWVWDTCNSQKNMFRTMGRGYHVHRKTFPQLPWKYVENPEHIKTDTGDSILVDGWYKYCRKIHYTCDTYFALTWGLITGFNSPFPWFYSVFFTLMITHRAFRDIQRCREKYGDAWKEYERRVPYLFIPYVL; this is encoded by the exons ATGTCCAGAAAGTCTATGCTCCCCGACGGCTTCGTCGAAACGCCAGGAACGAAACGGCGTACGCGCAAGTCAGGAACCCCCTCCGTCGACGATCGATCGCCATCACCTCTCGAACCTGCCTCCAGCTCAGGAAGAGACCCTCTGACCGCACCGATCCCCAATGGCAGAAGCGTGCCGTCTGAGAAGAAGGCGAATGGACACCACAATGGCACGCCCAAGGGCAAGGTCATCGACGGCTGGCTCGAGGGCTCAGATCCCAAGATCGACGCGGATCCACACTTCGAGTTTGGCGGAACATTCGGTGTGACCGCCATGATGATCGGCTTTCCATTGCTCATGTGGTACATGTGGGTTGGCGCGACGTACTACGACGGCAAGTTCGCATCTGAGCCGAGCATGACATGGTCAGCATATGGAAAGCACCTTGTCAAGCTGGTGTACACTGGCGCGTTCCCACACGCGAAGGCTTGGGCGATATACTGGACTTTCTTCATCTTTGAGGGTATCCTGTACCTTACGCTGCCAGGTGTCTACTCTACTGGAAAGCCCCTCCCACACGAAGGTGGAAAGCAGCTTCGCTACTACTGCAATGGTGTGTGGAGCTTCTATACCTCTATCGCTGTCGCGGCTGTCCTCCACTTCACTGGCATCTTCAAGCTCTACACTCTGATCGATGAGTTTGGGCCCATCATGTCGGTCGCCATCATCTCTGGTTTCCTGGTCTCCATTGTAGCCTACATCTCAGCTCTGGCACGAGGTGCCCAGCATCGTATGACTGGCCACCACATCTACGACTTCTTCATGGGTGCCGAGCTCAACCCACGCATGTTCGGCTGGCTCGACTTTAAGATGTTCTTCGAGATCCGTCTTCCATGGTTCATCCTCTTCTTCACCACCTTGTCTGCTGCGGCGCGCCAGTACGAGAACTACGGCTACGTCACTGGCGAAGTTGGCTTCCTGCTCATGGCCCACTGGCTCTACGCCAATGCCTGCTGCAAGGGAGAGGAGATGATTGTCATCACTTGGGACATGTACTACGAGAAGTGGGGCTTCATGCTTATCTTCTGGAACTTGGCTGGTGTCCCGCTCAGCTACTGCCACTGCACCATCTACCTCGCCAACCACGATCCAACCGAATATGCCTGGTCCAAGCCTGCTCTGGTCCTTTTCTACACCTCCTACCTCTTCATGTACTGGGTCTGGGATACCTGTAACTCGCAGAAGAACATGTTCCGCACGATGGGACGAGGCTACCACGTCCACCGCAAGACCTTCCCACAGCTGCCATGGAAGTACGTTGAGAACCCGGAGCACATCAAGACCGACACTGGAGATTCGATTCTAGTCGACGGCTGGTACAAGTACTGCCGCAAGATTCACTACACTTGCGACACGTACTTTGCGCTCACTTGGGGTCTTATCACTGGTTTCAACAGCCCATTCCCATGGTTCTACTCAGTCTTCTTCACGCTCATGATCACGCATCGTGCGTTCAGAGATATTCAGAGGTGTCGCGAGAAGTATGGTGATGCGTGGAAGGAGTACGAGAGGAGAGTGCCGTACTTGTTCATCCCG TACGTTCTTTAA